Below is a window of Gemmatimonadota bacterium DNA.
ATGCGGTCCTCAGGCGCGTCTTGTCGGAAGATATACGCTCCCGACGACCCGCCTCGGAAAGGGAGATCACTCGAGATGGAAGCCGCTTGAACTCCAGGGACTTCCGCAACCCGGCGCTCCAGTTCGGCCACGAAATTGATGATCGACTCCTGCGAGTCGTATCGGCTCCGCGGGAGTTGCATCCGCATCGCAGCCACCTGCTCGATCTCGGACCCGGTATCGACGGCCAACTCGGCGCGGAAACTGCGCGTGAGCAGTCCTGCCCCAACCATCAGGATCAACGCGAGCGCCACTTGGGCAACGACGAACACGTGCTGGGCCCGCAGGCGCCGCAGGTTGCCGCCCACAGCGGACCGGGCACCCTCACGTAGCGTGGTCGCGATGCCGGGTCGAGCGCTGGCTACCGCGGGGACGAGCCCCGTGACGACGCCTACAAATGCCAACACTACTATCGAGAAAGTGAAGGCACCCACGCTGAGCTGAGGCTCGACGTACCCGGGCAGCACGCCCTGCGGGATCATGGGCGCCAAGAAGCGGAGCCCCACCCATGCCAAAACGAGTCCAAAGGCCCCGCCGACGCCCGCGAGCACGACGCTCTCCGTGAGCAGCTGGAACGCGATCCGGCGTCCCTCCGCGCCGAGCGCCCGGCGCAACGCGATTTCTCGAGTCCGCCCGTGCGAGCGTACCAGCAGCAGATTGGCGACGTTCGCGGCAGCGATGAGCAGCAGTACAATCCCAGCACCCATCAGCACCCACAGTAGTCGCGCGGTGACGCCGAGGTACGCTTCACGAAACGGCTGGATCTGGGAGTACCGTTCTTCATGCTGCTCAGGAAACATGTTCTGCAAGTCAGCGGCGATGACGTCCAGCTCGGCTTGCGCGGTGGAGATATCCGCACCGTCGGCCAGGCGACCGATGACGCTCAGGAATCGCGAGCCGCGCGCGTCGAGTATGCCCACGCCGGAAACCAACGAGATCATCGCTTCGGGAATCCACACATCCGTGTTCAACGCAGTGCCGCCGAAACCCTCCGGCATGACCCCGACAATCGTGAGCGGCCGATCATTCAGCAGGAGATCTGTACCCACCGCCTGGGGTTCGAGTCCGAACCGACGCTGCCAGAACGCATGGGAGATGACCACGACCGGAAACGCGTCCGGCTCGACATGCTCCTCAGTCAGGAACGTTCGTCCCCGACTCGGCTGGGCGCGTAGAACCTCGAAGTACTCCGCTGTGACGGCCTCTGCCGCGACCCGCTCGGCCTCACTTCCGCCCGTCACCGCGGCCGAGAAGTTGCCGACGGCCGCCATCGGGGATACGAGCTCGGAGCGTTCGTTCCAGTCCCTGAACTCAGGGAACGACGCGCCACGGATCGAGATTTCACCGTCAACGAGATGGTACCCATTCAGGTAGACCAGCTCCTCGTGATCCTCGAACGGCATCGCCTGAAGCAACGCCGCGTCCACCACCGAGTAGATCGCCGTGTTCCCGCCCAGCGCGAGCCCAAGCGTGAGCACCGCGACGAGCGTGAAGCCCGGGCTCCTGCGGAAGGTCCGCAATGCGAATGCGAGGTCCTGTCTCAATCCACCCATCGTCATCGTCCTCCCCCTGTGAGCTCGTTGCCTACCCGCCTCGCGGCGCATCTCGGCTTCGATTCTCGTCATGTCCCCGAAGCGTCGCTCGGCGAGTCGCCTCGCCTCTTTTGGGTCCATGCCCCCGTGTACGAGCTCGTCGGTACGGAGATCCAGGTACAACTCGATCTCCTGCTTGATGTCCTCGGTCTCGTCGGCTCGGACTTGGCCCGGGCGAAGAGACCGAAGGAAGGGGGTGCGGCTCATCCTTGCACCCTACCGCGAACCGCCACCCAAGATCGCGGCCACCGCCCCCGAGTATCGGGCCCAACGGGCAGCCTCAGCGGCCAAATGTTCGGCACCCGCGGGCGTGACCCGGTAGAACTTTGCCCTGCGGCCGGTGGCGGTCTTCCCCCACTGCGCGTCGAGCAGGTTGCGGCCCTCGAGCCGGTGCAGCGCGGGGTACAGCGCGCCCTCTTCGACCGCGAGCACACCTTCCGAGCCATCGCGCAGAGCCTTCCCGATCGCGTACCCATGCAGGGGCGCGGCCTCTACCGTCCGGAGGATGAGAAGGTCCAGCGTTCCGGTGAACAGGTTACTGCCGCTCATGTGGTGCCCC
It encodes the following:
- a CDS encoding ABC transporter permease, with amino-acid sequence MSRTPFLRSLRPGQVRADETEDIKQEIELYLDLRTDELVHGGMDPKEARRLAERRFGDMTRIEAEMRREAGRQRAHRGRTMTMGGLRQDLAFALRTFRRSPGFTLVAVLTLGLALGGNTAIYSVVDAALLQAMPFEDHEELVYLNGYHLVDGEISIRGASFPEFRDWNERSELVSPMAAVGNFSAAVTGGSEAERVAAEAVTAEYFEVLRAQPSRGRTFLTEEHVEPDAFPVVVISHAFWQRRFGLEPQAVGTDLLLNDRPLTIVGVMPEGFGGTALNTDVWIPEAMISLVSGVGILDARGSRFLSVIGRLADGADISTAQAELDVIAADLQNMFPEQHEERYSQIQPFREAYLGVTARLLWVLMGAGIVLLLIAAANVANLLLVRSHGRTREIALRRALGAEGRRIAFQLLTESVVLAGVGGAFGLVLAWVGLRFLAPMIPQGVLPGYVEPQLSVGAFTFSIVVLAFVGVVTGLVPAVASARPGIATTLREGARSAVGGNLRRLRAQHVFVVAQVALALILMVGAGLLTRSFRAELAVDTGSEIEQVAAMRMQLPRSRYDSQESIINFVAELERRVAEVPGVQAASISSDLPFRGGSSGAYIFRQDAPEDRIRFHMHSVTPGYFETLGVTLLEGRFLDATDVGDGIGAAVITAAMVRRVFPDENPIGQTMYLRSGARTPLEIVGVIEDLRYRDLRTSLMAEGNSPDVFFSYWQLPTRTIEVSVTASSPSAIGVSLRQVVADLDPDLPVFQVQPLMTSYEAQTATPRFAAFLMGIFSTLAVVLACVGIYGVLAFAVGQRSREIAIRRAIGATAPSIARSVIGDGLKLTVIGLFMGGIAAAAGARVLESFLFSVDTTDPVTFVSVGGGMLLVAMVAAVVPAVRAMRRDPAEALNTD
- a CDS encoding PadR family transcriptional regulator, translated to MSGSNLFTGTLDLLILRTVEAAPLHGYAIGKALRDGSEGVLAVEEGALYPALHRLEGRNLLDAQWGKTATGRRAKFYRVTPAGAEHLAAEAARWARYSGAVAAILGGGSR